A single window of Sphingobacteriales bacterium DNA harbors:
- the mtaB gene encoding tRNA (N(6)-L-threonylcarbamoyladenosine(37)-C(2))-methylthiotransferase MtaB encodes MFTGKNIAFHTLGCKLNFSETSAIARQMKQVGFETVDFNDFADVYVINTCSVTDDADAKCRNIVRKSLKVNPNAFVVVLGCYAQLKPAEIASIKGVDLVLGATDKFNLPSIITDLTKNACGQIHTSAINEVNDFMPSFSLAERTRSFLKIQDGCDYKCTFCTIPLARGKSRSDKLENIIQNAKALAQNNIKEIVITGVNTGDYGRGIDDHHKLIDVIKELDKIDGIERFRISSIEPNLLTDEIIEFVATSNKFMPHFHIPLQSASNKILALMQRRYQADVYKDRVQKIKSTMPHACIGVDVIVGFPSETNDDFMQTFNFLHEIDISYLHVFTYSERANTKALDIQDVVPMSVRQDRCTQLRSLSEKKKRQFYEQYLHTNRTVLFEEEKKGALMHGFTDNYIKVNAQYDESLVNTLKNASLDNISADGNVHVNI; translated from the coding sequence ATGTTTACTGGCAAAAATATAGCATTTCACACATTAGGTTGTAAGCTCAATTTCTCTGAAACATCAGCAATAGCTAGACAAATGAAACAAGTAGGCTTTGAAACTGTAGATTTTAACGATTTTGCAGATGTATATGTTATTAATACATGTTCTGTTACAGATGATGCTGATGCAAAGTGTAGAAATATAGTTAGAAAGTCATTAAAGGTGAATCCTAATGCATTTGTTGTGGTATTAGGCTGTTATGCCCAATTGAAACCAGCAGAAATTGCATCCATAAAAGGTGTAGACTTAGTACTTGGCGCAACAGATAAGTTTAATCTTCCAAGCATTATCACAGATTTAACTAAAAATGCCTGTGGACAAATTCATACTTCAGCAATTAATGAGGTAAATGATTTTATGCCTTCGTTTTCATTAGCAGAAAGAACACGTTCATTTTTAAAAATTCAAGATGGTTGCGATTATAAATGTACATTTTGTACAATTCCATTAGCTCGAGGAAAAAGCAGAAGCGATAAATTGGAAAATATCATTCAAAATGCAAAAGCATTAGCTCAGAATAATATAAAAGAAATTGTAATTACTGGCGTGAATACAGGCGATTATGGAAGAGGAATAGATGACCACCATAAACTAATTGATGTAATTAAAGAACTAGATAAAATAGATGGAATAGAGCGTTTTAGAATATCATCTATTGAACCTAATCTATTGACTGATGAGATTATAGAATTTGTAGCAACGAGCAACAAATTTATGCCACACTTCCATATTCCACTACAAAGTGCCAGCAATAAAATTCTTGCATTGATGCAAAGAAGATACCAAGCTGATGTATATAAAGACAGAGTGCAAAAAATAAAATCTACTATGCCACATGCATGCATTGGTGTTGATGTGATTGTTGGTTTTCCGAGTGAGACAAACGATGATTTTATGCAAACATTTAACTTCTTGCACGAAATAGATATTTCATATTTACATGTATTTACATATTCAGAAAGGGCAAATACCAAAGCATTAGATATACAAGATGTGGTGCCAATGAGTGTAAGACAAGATAGATGTACACAACTTAGAAGTTTATCAGAAAAGAAAAAAAGGCAGTTTTACGAGCAATATTTACACACCAACAGAACAGTATTGTTTGAAGAAGAGAAGAAAGGAGCGTTGATGCATGGCTTTACTGATAATTATATAAAAGTGAATGCACAATATGATGAAAGTTTGGTCAATACATTGAAAAATGCATCACTGGATAATATTTCAGCAGATGGAAATGTGCATGTAAATATCTAA
- a CDS encoding TerC family protein, with protein MLEFLLEGLSIQQALLIVLNLILIESLLSVDNAAVLATMVMDLPKEQRAKALKYGIIGAYVFRGICLLLAAWLIKIWWLKPLGGLYLIYLFLDYIYKKNKPKVDEEEVVKKESKLYKYTFGLFGKFWATVILVEVMDLAFSLDNVFAAVAFTENIKLIWIGVFIGILAMRFVAQSFVKLMEKYPFLETAAFSVIGILGIKLFLALPAHFFHESPVFRFIESEKFDLVISIVTFLTFFIPIMTSRFFNFPKHK; from the coding sequence ATGTTAGAATTTTTATTAGAAGGATTATCAATACAACAAGCACTATTAATTGTACTAAATCTAATTCTTATTGAAAGCCTATTATCAGTAGATAATGCAGCTGTTTTAGCTACTATGGTAATGGACTTACCAAAAGAACAAAGAGCAAAAGCATTAAAATATGGAATAATTGGTGCTTATGTTTTTAGAGGTATTTGTTTGTTGTTGGCTGCTTGGTTAATTAAAATTTGGTGGCTGAAACCACTAGGTGGATTATATCTAATATATTTATTTTTAGATTATATATACAAAAAAAACAAACCTAAAGTAGACGAAGAAGAAGTTGTAAAAAAAGAAAGTAAACTTTACAAATATACTTTTGGACTTTTTGGAAAATTTTGGGCAACTGTAATACTTGTAGAAGTAATGGATTTAGCATTTTCATTAGACAATGTTTTTGCTGCGGTTGCATTCACAGAAAATATAAAACTAATCTGGATAGGTGTTTTTATTGGCATATTAGCTATGCGTTTTGTGGCACAAAGCTTTGTAAAACTAATGGAGAAATATCCATTTTTAGAAACTGCAGCATTTTCAGTAATAGGTATTTTGGGTATCAAGCTGTTTTTGGCATTGCCTGCACATTTCTTTCATGAAAGTCCAGTTTTTAGATTTATAGAAAGTGAAAAATTTGATTTAGTAATTTCAATAGTTACATTCCTAACTTTCTTTATTCCAATTATGACGTCTAGGTTCTTCAATTTTCCTAAACACAAATAA
- a CDS encoding Gfo/Idh/MocA family oxidoreductase has translation MKKLKVAIIGIGNLGMQYIIRLQYNKLFELVGVNDKHPEHYEDLKEESGINFYENADELTDACDALIICTPTHAINKYLFDVIKSGKHILLGKPILNDLPDILYINDIARESGIKMQISMVDSFNPVFSTLKTMVEEPMFVEIRRNTSFESSKNNPNIIKESLLKDICLLLELCKASNIQKIRYNNLYEKLDFVQVRIEFDNGTSAHISINKLSNQKSFTVQVYQANKNIIANFLNRRINTFTKSDNQQHVLENNIELSETEAIEEELNAFASSILNDTDCKNSIADFYRATAITYDLLKKIDILEISI, from the coding sequence TTGAAAAAATTAAAGGTTGCTATTATTGGAATTGGTAATTTGGGTATGCAATACATCATTAGGTTGCAGTACAATAAATTATTTGAGCTAGTTGGCGTCAATGATAAACATCCTGAGCACTACGAAGATTTGAAAGAAGAATCTGGTATTAATTTTTATGAAAATGCAGATGAGCTGACTGATGCGTGTGATGCATTGATTATATGTACACCTACGCATGCCATCAATAAATATTTATTTGATGTAATTAAATCTGGAAAGCACATTTTGCTAGGCAAACCAATTTTGAATGATTTGCCAGATATTCTGTATATCAATGATATTGCTAGAGAATCTGGAATTAAAATGCAAATCAGCATGGTAGATAGTTTTAATCCTGTTTTTAGTACACTTAAAACCATGGTTGAAGAACCTATGTTTGTTGAAATAAGAAGAAACACATCATTTGAGTCTTCTAAAAACAATCCAAATATTATAAAAGAATCTTTATTGAAAGATATTTGTTTACTACTTGAATTGTGTAAGGCAAGTAATATCCAAAAAATAAGGTATAATAATTTGTATGAAAAATTAGATTTTGTTCAAGTAAGAATAGAGTTTGACAACGGAACATCAGCACATATTTCTATTAATAAATTATCTAACCAAAAATCTTTTACTGTTCAAGTATATCAAGCAAATAAAAATATTATTGCCAATTTTTTAAATAGAAGAATAAATACATTTACAAAAAGCGATAATCAGCAGCATGTGCTTGAAAACAATATAGAACTCAGCGAAACTGAAGCTATAGAAGAAGAACTGAATGCATTTGCAAGTAGTATATTGAATGATACTGATTGTAAAAATTCTATTGCAGATTTTTATAGAGCAACAGCTATTACTTATGATTTGTTAAAGAAAATAGATATTTTAGAGATATCTATATAA
- a CDS encoding SCO family protein: MKSQKNGCLIALIVAVLVPIVFLIFFKYLDTNRQTLETDKCLPIYGNKLPKETTNSKGDVVIDTIYHTIPKFSFINQNGDSINQDIMKNKVVVADFFFTSCPTICIDMTNNLHIIQEEYFNDKDVLILSHTVDPETDSVGQLKKYAIEKDVNSKVWHLLTGNKKDLYAIARNGYLVTAVQGDGGSNDFIHSEKLVLIDKEKRIRGFYDGTKLESIEKLKKDIQLLLVSYIVPMKEEKKD, encoded by the coding sequence ATGAAAAGTCAAAAGAATGGTTGTCTAATTGCATTAATAGTTGCAGTACTTGTTCCCATTGTATTTCTTATTTTTTTTAAATATTTAGATACAAATAGACAAACATTAGAGACTGACAAATGTCTTCCTATTTATGGTAATAAACTACCAAAAGAAACTACCAACTCAAAAGGTGATGTAGTAATAGATACAATTTATCACACAATTCCTAAATTTTCGTTTATCAATCAAAATGGTGATTCTATAAACCAAGATATAATGAAGAATAAGGTAGTTGTGGCAGATTTCTTCTTCACATCTTGTCCTACAATTTGTATAGATATGACTAATAATTTGCATATCATACAAGAAGAATACTTTAATGACAAAGATGTTCTAATTTTATCACACACTGTAGATCCAGAAACAGATTCGGTAGGACAACTAAAAAAATATGCTATTGAAAAAGATGTAAATAGTAAAGTTTGGCATTTACTTACTGGAAATAAAAAAGATTTATACGCAATTGCAAGAAATGGATATTTGGTAACAGCAGTTCAAGGTGATGGTGGCTCAAATGATTTTATTCATAGTGAAAAACTAGTGTTGATTGATAAAGAAAAAAGAATTAGAGGATTTTACGATGGCACTAAATTAGAATCAATTGAAAAATTAAAAAAAGACATTCAATTGTTGTTGGTTAGCTATATTGTGCCAATGAAAGAAGAGAAAAAAGATTAA
- a CDS encoding cytochrome c: MKNKYIYISIIILAVALTSCIRSSKKPGREYMPDMVHSTAYEAGSENPIFKDGKTNQLPPKGSVALGKYIYPFENTPEGYTQAATNKNPFTFTKEEMDGNGKKLYNINCAICHGEAGDGQGHLVQIGKFLPPPSYLSGALATLPEGQMYHSVMYGKGLMGSYASQLNHKERWLVISYVKSLQGASSASANTTTSDSTKTN, translated from the coding sequence ATGAAAAATAAATATATATACATATCAATTATTATCCTAGCTGTGGCATTAACTTCTTGCATTAGAAGCTCTAAAAAACCAGGTAGAGAGTATATGCCTGACATGGTACATAGTACAGCTTACGAAGCAGGTTCTGAAAACCCAATATTTAAAGATGGCAAAACAAATCAATTGCCACCAAAAGGTAGTGTTGCATTAGGAAAATATATTTATCCATTTGAAAACACACCAGAAGGTTATACTCAAGCTGCTACAAACAAAAACCCTTTTACATTTACTAAAGAAGAAATGGATGGTAATGGAAAGAAATTATATAATATAAACTGTGCAATTTGTCATGGTGAAGCTGGTGATGGACAAGGTCATTTAGTACAAATTGGTAAATTTCTACCACCACCATCATATTTATCAGGTGCTTTAGCAACTTTACCAGAAGGACAAATGTATCATTCTGTAATGTATGGCAAAGGTTTGATGGGTTCTTATGCTTCTCAATTAAATCACAAAGAAAGATGGTTAGTAATTTCTTATGTTAAGTCATTACAAGGTGCATCATCTGCATCAGCAAATACTACAACATCTGATAGTACTAAAACTAATTAA
- a CDS encoding cytochrome C oxidase subunit IV family protein: MSGEHLSEEQYQSQVKAVWRATLYLAIITVVEVVIALTLGGVLPKFVLNSLFVIMSVWKAYFIIGEFMHVKYEKRAFALSLGLPLSFLIWGIIAFMWDGSEWLKAIVEMSK; this comes from the coding sequence ATGAGCGGAGAACATTTATCAGAAGAACAATATCAAAGCCAAGTTAAAGCTGTATGGAGAGCCACATTATATTTAGCAATCATTACTGTAGTAGAAGTAGTTATTGCACTTACTTTAGGTGGTGTATTGCCTAAATTTGTACTGAATTCTCTATTTGTAATAATGTCAGTATGGAAAGCATATTTTATCATTGGTGAATTTATGCACGTGAAATATGAAAAAAGAGCATTTGCATTATCATTAGGCTTGCCATTATCATTTCTTATTTGGGGAATTATTGCATTTATGTGGGATGGAAGTGAATGGTTGAAGGCAATAGTTGAAATGAGTAAATAA
- a CDS encoding DUF420 domain-containing protein, translating to MSNKQINIIILFISVAVPAIVMTLLKVQPPDVEHSINLMIFPKLNAILNTGTSLCLIFGLIAIKYKKQNIHRLFMLSALVLSCLFLLSYLFYHTLKAEDTKFLGQGIIRPIYYFILITHIILAAVILPFVLKTFSFAFTNQFVQHKKWARYTYPFWLYVAISGVLVYVLLAPYY from the coding sequence ATGTCTAATAAGCAAATCAATATTATAATTTTATTTATTTCTGTAGCTGTTCCAGCTATTGTAATGACTTTACTAAAAGTTCAACCACCAGATGTTGAACACAGTATAAATTTAATGATTTTTCCAAAGCTCAATGCAATATTAAATACGGGCACAAGTTTATGTTTAATATTTGGATTGATTGCAATTAAATACAAAAAGCAAAATATACATAGATTATTTATGTTATCAGCACTTGTGTTGTCGTGCTTATTTTTATTAAGCTACTTATTTTATCATACATTAAAGGCAGAAGATACTAAATTTTTAGGTCAAGGAATAATAAGACCAATCTATTATTTTATACTAATAACACATATAATTTTAGCAGCTGTTATTTTACCTTTTGTTTTAAAAACATTCTCTTTTGCATTTACAAATCAATTTGTGCAACATAAAAAGTGGGCAAGATACACCTATCCATTTTGGTTATATGTGGCAATTTCAGGTGTATTGGTTTATGTATTATTAGCACCATATTATTAA
- a CDS encoding heme-copper oxidase subunit III produces MSLTLKYQEKNQGAHKFTMWLFIVSSCMVFAGFTSAFLVRKGAGGAWTGFSLPNEFNISTFIILFSSICLLVADISNKKGNKILMSFTLLLTIICGVLFCYFQYNGWMILSNQGFYPAGNPNPAPQFLFVIVLMHALHVLTGLVFLTVAFVRSLIALRKIKSDEVLEKIELSEKGVLSIRTDLLSLFWHFMGILWLYLFGFLYFNL; encoded by the coding sequence ATGAGTCTAACGCTAAAATATCAAGAAAAGAATCAAGGAGCACATAAATTTACAATGTGGCTCTTTATCGTTTCTTCTTGTATGGTATTTGCTGGCTTTACAAGTGCATTCTTAGTAAGGAAAGGCGCAGGTGGAGCATGGACAGGATTCTCATTGCCTAATGAATTTAATATCTCTACATTTATAATTTTGTTTAGTAGTATATGCTTATTAGTGGCAGATATTTCTAATAAAAAAGGAAATAAAATACTAATGTCGTTTACATTATTATTAACTATTATCTGTGGCGTTCTATTCTGTTATTTTCAGTATAATGGGTGGATGATATTATCAAATCAAGGATTTTATCCAGCCGGTAACCCAAACCCAGCACCACAATTTTTATTTGTTATAGTATTGATGCATGCACTGCATGTATTAACAGGATTAGTTTTTCTTACTGTTGCATTTGTAAGAAGTTTAATTGCTTTAAGAAAAATTAAATCAGACGAAGTATTAGAAAAAATAGAATTATCAGAGAAAGGCGTATTAAGTATAAGAACAGACCTATTAAGTTTATTTTGGCACTTTATGGGCATTCTTTGGTTATATCTATTCGGATTTTTATATTTTAATTTATAA
- the cyoE gene encoding protoheme IX farnesyltransferase, producing MRLSLLVVFSAVMSYLFANQNISSTSILLLAIAGFLVTASSNIINQILEKDTDKLMNRTMERPLPKAKISVVNASLIAGLFGIVGIGILGFYFNPISGLLGALSLISYAFVYTPFKKISPVAVFIGAVPGSMPLLIGWTAATGSIGIGGIILFAIQFFWQIPHFWSIAWLLNDDYNKAGFHLLPNNIKNRNTALLNVPYLILLIIVGTLPFFFGLSGIISLVIITITGIVFLLQAIQLSIDTSDKSAKKLMFASFLYLPIVLIALNLDKI from the coding sequence ATGCGTTTGTCATTGTTAGTTGTTTTCTCAGCTGTTATGTCTTATCTGTTTGCAAATCAAAACATATCATCAACATCAATATTGCTATTAGCTATCGCAGGATTTTTAGTAACAGCATCTTCCAATATTATTAATCAAATTTTAGAAAAAGATACTGATAAGTTGATGAATAGAACAATGGAAAGGCCATTACCAAAAGCAAAAATTTCCGTAGTAAATGCATCTTTAATTGCTGGACTATTTGGAATCGTTGGAATTGGTATTTTAGGTTTTTATTTTAACCCAATATCAGGATTATTAGGTGCGTTGTCATTAATTAGCTATGCATTTGTATACACTCCATTCAAAAAAATTAGTCCAGTAGCTGTATTTATTGGAGCAGTTCCAGGTTCTATGCCATTACTTATTGGCTGGACAGCAGCAACAGGAAGTATTGGAATAGGTGGTATTATATTATTTGCAATACAGTTTTTTTGGCAAATTCCACATTTTTGGTCTATTGCATGGTTATTAAATGATGATTACAACAAAGCAGGATTTCATTTATTACCAAACAACATAAAAAATAGAAATACAGCATTATTAAACGTTCCATATTTAATACTTTTAATTATTGTTGGAACTTTACCATTTTTCTTTGGTCTTTCTGGAATTATATCATTAGTTATAATTACAATCACAGGCATTGTGTTCTTATTACAAGCAATACAATTATCTATTGATACATCAGACAAGAGTGCAAAGAAACTTATGTTTGCTTCTTTTTTATACTTACCAATTGTATTGATAGCTTTAAACCTAGATAAAATATAA
- the dnaX gene encoding DNA polymerase III subunit gamma/tau: MDNFIVSARKYRPMRFSDVVGQAQVSETLKKALSTGKLAQSFLFCGPRGVGKTTCARILAKAINCEQPSENFEPCNECNSCKSFSQNASFNIFELDAASNNSVDDIRTLVDQVRFAPQSGKYKVYIIDEVHMLSAGAFNAFLKTLEEPPSYAIFILATTEKHKIIPTILSRCQIFDFKRISNQDIVKQLEFIAKEEHVVAEDAALHIIAEKADGGLRDALSLFDKIVSFAGNEVTYQDVIKNLNILDYDYYFKITDYFMTQDSAAVLNSFDEIIRNGFDGEIFIAGLSEHFRNLLVSKNPETIQLLEKSESVTQKYLTQAEIIEETFLLNALSYLNECDVQYKQAKNKRLHVELFLLKICFLNTQIENTLELILGEKKN; encoded by the coding sequence ATGGATAATTTTATTGTTTCCGCAAGAAAATACAGACCAATGCGTTTTTCTGACGTAGTTGGACAAGCTCAAGTATCAGAGACTTTAAAAAAAGCATTATCTACAGGAAAATTAGCACAATCATTTTTATTCTGTGGACCACGTGGTGTTGGTAAAACTACTTGTGCAAGAATTTTGGCAAAAGCTATAAATTGCGAACAACCATCTGAGAATTTTGAACCTTGTAATGAATGTAATTCTTGCAAATCATTTTCTCAAAATGCATCATTTAATATTTTTGAGCTAGATGCTGCATCCAACAATAGTGTTGATGATATTAGAACTTTGGTAGATCAAGTGCGTTTTGCACCACAATCAGGAAAATACAAAGTGTATATCATAGATGAGGTACATATGCTAAGTGCTGGTGCGTTCAATGCATTCTTAAAAACATTAGAAGAGCCACCAAGCTATGCTATTTTTATTTTAGCAACAACTGAAAAACATAAAATCATTCCTACCATTTTATCTCGATGCCAAATATTCGATTTCAAAAGAATTTCCAATCAAGATATAGTAAAACAATTAGAATTTATTGCGAAAGAAGAACATGTAGTTGCAGAAGATGCAGCATTACATATTATTGCAGAAAAAGCTGATGGTGGTTTGCGTGATGCACTTTCATTGTTTGATAAAATTGTAAGTTTTGCAGGTAACGAAGTAACTTATCAAGATGTAATTAAAAATCTAAATATATTAGATTATGATTATTATTTTAAAATAACTGATTATTTCATGACACAAGACAGTGCTGCTGTGCTTAATTCATTTGATGAAATAATTAGAAATGGCTTTGATGGCGAAATATTTATTGCTGGTTTGAGTGAGCATTTTAGAAATCTTTTAGTCAGTAAAAATCCAGAAACAATTCAGTTATTAGAAAAGAGCGAATCTGTAACTCAAAAATATTTAACGCAAGCAGAAATCATAGAAGAAACATTTTTGCTCAATGCATTGAGTTATCTGAATGAATGTGATGTACAATACAAACAAGCAAAAAATAAAAGACTACATGTTGAATTGTTTTTATTAAAAATTTGCTTCTTAAATACACAAATCGAAAATACTTTAGAACTCATTTTAGGCGAAAAAAAAAACTAA
- a CDS encoding cytochrome c oxidase subunit 3: protein MNISYGKSMMWYFLLSDAFTFSAFLIAYATIRISQPWWPNPNDVFNAMPLMGHANVPMGFVSIMTAILIASSVFVVRAVQEGHRMNKRGVAIWMIGGIIGGVLFLACQAWEWAHLIENGLRPFFNPYILDTEGVLHLAKSVVNPETGLREIALNAQGQFTDLYAHGTEQHFYNIADGIQKTGGPTTFGALFFGITGFHGFHVFTGVCLNVYALVGTLNGTFERRGHYEMIEKIGLYWHFVDLVWVFVFLAFYLM, encoded by the coding sequence ATGAATATTAGTTATGGTAAGTCTATGATGTGGTATTTCTTATTGTCAGATGCATTTACATTCTCAGCATTTTTGATTGCATATGCTACTATAAGAATTAGCCAACCTTGGTGGCCAAATCCAAATGATGTATTTAATGCTATGCCATTAATGGGTCATGCAAATGTACCAATGGGTTTCGTGTCAATCATGACGGCTATCCTAATTGCAAGTTCTGTGTTTGTAGTACGTGCAGTACAAGAAGGACATAGAATGAACAAAAGAGGTGTTGCTATTTGGATGATTGGTGGAATAATAGGTGGTGTATTATTCTTAGCATGCCAAGCATGGGAGTGGGCTCACTTAATTGAAAATGGATTAAGACCATTCTTTAATCCATATATCTTAGATACAGAAGGTGTATTGCATTTAGCTAAAAGTGTTGTCAATCCTGAAACAGGATTGAGAGAAATTGCATTAAATGCACAAGGACAATTTACAGATTTATACGCACATGGCACAGAACAACATTTTTATAATATAGCTGATGGAATTCAAAAAACTGGTGGACCAACAACTTTCGGTGCATTATTCTTCGGAATTACAGGCTTTCACGGCTTTCACGTTTTTACAGGTGTTTGTTTAAATGTGTACGCACTAGTTGGTACACTTAATGGTACATTTGAAAGAAGAGGTCATTACGAAATGATTGAAAAAATAGGATTGTACTGGCACTTTGTAGACTTAGTTTGGGTATTCGTATTCTTAGCATTCTACTTAATGTAA
- a CDS encoding OmpA family protein, protein MSTLLLALLIIVLLFVVVLQISKTSELIDTFKKDGDKNNHSKGALYLSIVGFATLIYSVVASALSTDKLLPVSASEQGVWIDDIMYITLGFTGLVFVVTQFLLFYFVYKFHYRKDRKATFFSDNNKLEIIWTIIPAIVLTVLVGMGLQKWLKIFSPAPTEAITIEATAKQFGWVLRYPGADNKLGIRDFTLVNPDNELGVNWGNKASHDDMLVDEIVLPVNKPVLVHIAALDVIHNFYLPEFRVMMDAVPGIPTKFWFTPTITTEEMRVKTNNPKFDYVMTCNQLCGSGHYNMKKKVRIVSESEYKTWLSEQKSYYETVVKPALAEKGINTETALTENAGTSDANSAFSFKLPTNFELVGANVGGVENKLVEFINSDKQVSKDLWFSFDRLLFETGKATLKSSSQVQLKNIAEILKAFPNVELKLGGYTDNVGKPEDNLKLSSDRANNVMNELVKLGVDKNRLKAEGYGQEHPVASNDTDEGRQQNRRIDVRVTKK, encoded by the coding sequence ATGTCAACCTTATTATTAGCACTATTAATCATTGTATTACTATTCGTAGTAGTTTTGCAAATTAGTAAAACATCAGAACTGATTGATACATTCAAAAAAGATGGAGATAAGAATAATCACTCAAAAGGTGCGTTGTATTTGTCTATTGTTGGTTTTGCAACTTTAATATACTCAGTAGTAGCTTCTGCATTAAGTACAGATAAACTATTGCCAGTTTCAGCATCTGAACAAGGTGTTTGGATTGATGATATTATGTACATTACTTTAGGATTTACTGGACTAGTGTTTGTCGTGACACAGTTTTTATTATTCTATTTTGTATATAAATTTCACTATAGAAAAGATAGAAAAGCAACATTTTTCTCAGATAATAATAAGTTAGAAATTATTTGGACGATTATTCCTGCAATTGTACTAACAGTATTAGTTGGAATGGGTTTACAAAAATGGTTAAAGATTTTTTCTCCAGCGCCAACAGAAGCAATTACAATTGAAGCAACTGCAAAACAATTTGGCTGGGTTTTAAGATATCCTGGTGCTGATAATAAATTAGGAATCAGAGACTTTACATTAGTAAATCCTGATAATGAATTAGGTGTAAATTGGGGAAATAAAGCAAGTCATGATGATATGCTTGTAGATGAAATTGTGCTTCCAGTTAATAAACCAGTTTTAGTTCACATTGCAGCACTTGATGTAATACATAACTTTTATTTACCTGAGTTTAGAGTAATGATGGATGCAGTTCCAGGTATTCCAACAAAATTCTGGTTCACTCCAACTATCACCACAGAAGAAATGAGAGTAAAAACTAATAATCCTAAGTTTGACTATGTGATGACTTGTAACCAACTTTGTGGTAGTGGGCATTATAACATGAAGAAAAAAGTAAGAATTGTATCTGAAAGCGAATATAAAACATGGTTAAGTGAACAAAAATCATACTATGAAACAGTAGTAAAACCTGCTTTAGCAGAAAAAGGAATAAATACAGAAACAGCATTAACTGAAAATGCTGGTACTTCAGACGCAAACAGTGCTTTTAGTTTTAAACTACCAACTAATTTTGAACTTGTTGGTGCAAATGTTGGTGGTGTTGAAAATAAATTAGTAGAATTTATCAATTCTGATAAACAAGTTTCTAAAGACTTATGGTTTTCTTTTGATAGACTTTTATTTGAAACTGGAAAAGCTACATTAAAATCATCATCTCAAGTACAATTAAAGAACATAGCAGAAATATTAAAAGCATTCCCAAATGTTGAGTTAAAACTTGGTGGTTACACAGACAATGTTGGCAAACCAGAAGATAATCTAAAATTATCATCTGATAGAGCAAACAATGTAATGAATGAATTAGTAAAATTAGGTGTAGATAAAAATAGATTAAAAGCAGAAGGATATGGCCAAGAGCATCCAGTAGCATCTAATGATACAGATGAAGGAAGACAACAGAACAGAAGGATTGATGTTAGAGTAACTAAAAAATAA
- a CDS encoding histidine phosphatase family protein, with protein MQKQIYIIRHGQTDFNVKQVVQGRGVNSDLNQTGIEQAALFFKAHKEINFDVVYTSSLKRTWQTVDEFINKDIPHLVRPEIDEIDWGIFEGVEHNPTLQKDYYNIIQSWADGQLDNKIEGGESAQDLADRLLPFINEIKQASYQTILVCTHGRTLRVMMCMLLDLPISKMDTFYITIHVCII; from the coding sequence ATGCAGAAACAAATTTATATTATAAGACACGGACAAACAGATTTTAATGTAAAACAAGTTGTTCAAGGTAGAGGCGTAAATTCTGATTTGAATCAGACAGGAATAGAACAAGCAGCATTGTTTTTTAAGGCACACAAAGAAATAAATTTTGATGTTGTGTACACATCATCATTAAAACGTACTTGGCAAACAGTTGATGAATTCATCAATAAAGATATACCACATTTGGTAAGACCAGAAATAGATGAAATAGATTGGGGCATTTTTGAAGGTGTTGAACATAATCCTACATTACAAAAAGACTATTACAATATTATACAATCTTGGGCTGATGGTCAGTTGGATAATAAAATTGAAGGTGGCGAAAGTGCACAAGATTTAGCAGATAGATTATTGCCTTTTATTAACGAAATTAAACAAGCGTCATACCAAACAATATTAGTTTGCACACATGGCAGAACACTTAGAGTAATGATGTGTATGCTGTTGGATTTGCCAATTTCTAAGATGGATACATTTTACATAACAATACATGTTTGTATCATCTAA